From Bacillus pumilus, one genomic window encodes:
- the htpX gene encoding protease HtpX, with amino-acid sequence MGKRIFLFILTNILVITTIGIVLSVISAATGVGSYIGADGGINFVALLVFSAVVGFVGSFMSLAMSRWMAKMMMGVRVLNPEKDSLTYDEQQLVDRVHRLSRAAGLSKMPEVGIYQSSEVNAFATGPSKRRSLVAVSTGLLHEMDDAAVEGVIAHEVAHVANGDMVTMTLLQGIVNTFVVFLSRIAAWIASRFVPREELVPIVHFIAVIVFQIIFSILGSLVVFAYSRHREFHADRGGADLAGKDKMIHALRSLEAYTSRIKDDDQTAVATLKISGKRKASLFSTHPDLNERIRRLEAK; translated from the coding sequence ATGGGTAAAAGAATATTTCTGTTTATATTAACGAACATTCTTGTTATCACTACGATTGGTATTGTACTATCGGTTATTAGTGCAGCAACTGGTGTTGGTTCTTATATAGGAGCAGATGGTGGAATTAATTTTGTGGCATTGCTAGTATTCAGTGCAGTTGTTGGTTTTGTTGGCTCGTTCATGTCACTTGCAATGTCTCGCTGGATGGCAAAAATGATGATGGGTGTGCGTGTGTTAAACCCTGAAAAGGATTCATTAACATATGATGAGCAGCAGCTTGTTGACCGCGTGCACAGATTATCAAGAGCAGCAGGCCTTTCTAAAATGCCTGAGGTTGGTATTTATCAATCATCTGAAGTAAATGCTTTTGCGACAGGTCCTTCTAAGAGAAGATCACTTGTTGCGGTTTCCACTGGATTGCTTCATGAAATGGATGATGCAGCAGTTGAAGGTGTAATCGCTCACGAAGTTGCTCACGTTGCGAACGGTGATATGGTGACAATGACGCTGCTTCAAGGGATCGTCAACACGTTCGTTGTCTTCCTTTCAAGAATTGCGGCATGGATCGCAAGCCGCTTTGTTCCGCGTGAAGAGCTTGTGCCGATTGTTCATTTTATCGCAGTGATTGTTTTCCAAATCATTTTCTCTATCTTAGGAAGCCTTGTCGTGTTTGCATATTCTAGACACCGTGAATTCCATGCAGACCGCGGCGGAGCTGACCTTGCCGGTAAAGATAAAATGATTCATGCGCTTCGCTCACTTGAGGCGTATACGTCAAGAATCAAAGATGATGATCAAACAGCAGTTGCTACGCTTAAAATCAGTGGTAAACGAAAAGCTTCTCTTTTCTCAACACACCCTGATTTAAACGAAAGAATCAGAAGACTAGAAGCAAAATAA
- a CDS encoding TrkH family potassium uptake protein, which produces MNPIKKLIDRLSAFQLIALYYFLAVTVSFILLSLPVAHQDGVVKWTFIDALFTAVSAVSVTGLTVVDTSQTFSVAGMWILAFVLQIGGIGIMTLGTFVWIVMRKRIGIKERKLIMADQNQSNLSGIVKLMKQVLYLILLIEFVGGLILSMYFLKYYDVQAAFLHGFFSSISATTNGGFDITGNSLIPYKDDYFVQFITMLLIIFGAIGFPVLVEVKDYLFNQDRKHASFSLFTKITTITFGSLVIVGAIGIYALEARFTFLGKSWHEVLFYSLFQSTATRSGGLSTLDITQLTEPTLLFLCLLMFIGASPSSVGGGIRTTTFALNLLALFHFARGNKSIKIFKRELHQADINKSLMVTMMAFILVFGATFLLTLSEQNTLLQNLFEVCSAFGTTGLSLGITSELSVFGKCIIMMVMFIGRIGIPSFLYLIGRRESEANYHYPKERVIIG; this is translated from the coding sequence ATGAACCCAATTAAAAAGCTAATTGACCGGCTATCGGCTTTCCAGCTGATTGCCCTTTATTATTTTCTTGCTGTGACCGTCTCATTTATTCTTCTAAGTTTGCCAGTCGCTCATCAAGATGGGGTGGTGAAGTGGACATTTATCGATGCATTATTTACGGCAGTGAGTGCGGTAAGTGTCACAGGACTCACCGTTGTTGATACCTCCCAAACATTTAGTGTGGCAGGTATGTGGATCCTTGCGTTTGTCCTGCAAATCGGAGGTATCGGCATTATGACGCTCGGTACCTTTGTGTGGATTGTCATGCGAAAAAGGATCGGGATTAAAGAAAGAAAGCTCATCATGGCAGATCAAAACCAGAGCAATTTATCAGGAATTGTGAAATTAATGAAGCAGGTCTTATATTTAATTTTGCTCATTGAGTTTGTAGGCGGTCTGATTTTAAGCATGTATTTTCTCAAATATTACGATGTGCAGGCAGCATTCTTACATGGCTTCTTCTCAAGTATTAGTGCGACCACCAATGGGGGCTTTGATATTACAGGGAACTCGCTCATCCCTTACAAAGATGATTATTTTGTCCAATTTATTACGATGCTGCTGATCATCTTTGGAGCCATTGGCTTTCCTGTCCTCGTAGAAGTAAAGGATTACTTATTTAATCAAGACCGAAAGCACGCATCGTTCTCATTGTTTACAAAAATCACAACGATTACGTTTGGCAGCTTAGTCATTGTTGGCGCTATTGGGATTTATGCCCTTGAAGCCCGGTTTACGTTTTTAGGGAAGAGCTGGCACGAAGTTTTGTTTTATTCATTGTTCCAATCGACCGCCACAAGAAGTGGTGGACTTTCCACATTAGATATTACTCAATTGACAGAACCGACGCTGTTATTTTTATGTCTGCTCATGTTTATCGGGGCATCTCCAAGCTCGGTTGGGGGCGGAATTCGGACAACCACCTTTGCCCTTAATTTACTCGCACTGTTTCATTTTGCTCGGGGAAATAAGTCCATTAAAATCTTCAAAAGAGAGCTGCATCAAGCGGATATAAACAAATCTCTAATGGTGACGATGATGGCCTTTATATTGGTGTTTGGCGCTACATTCTTATTAACCTTATCCGAGCAAAATACGCTTCTTCAAAATTTATTTGAAGTCTGTTCTGCATTCGGAACAACAGGGCTATCACTAGGGATTACCTCTGAGCTCTCTGTTTTCGGTAAGTGTATCATTATGATGGTCATGTTTATTGGACGGATCGGCATTCCAAGCTTCTTGTACTTAATTGGCCGAAGAGAAAGCGAAGCGAATTATCATTATCCGAAAGAGCGTGTCATCATCGGCTAA